A genomic segment from Nocardiopsis sp. Huas11 encodes:
- a CDS encoding TetR/AcrR family transcriptional regulator encodes MASTPRRRESRPALNRARVLQGAVRVADERGASSVSMRKVAEELGVEAMSLYHHVTGKDEILDGIVDLVFAEIEMPGDATGWRDAMRRRASSARAALLRHPWALGLMDSRRTPGPATLTHHDWMIGCLRGAGFSLRKTARAVSALDGYVYGFVLQESSLPFRTPEELEGVAAAMVDAFPDEGYPHLTEMIQAHALSPGYDYADEFMPGLDLILDGLEALRPAPDDPLT; translated from the coding sequence GTGGCATCGACCCCCAGGCGGCGGGAGTCCCGCCCCGCGCTGAACCGCGCACGCGTCCTCCAAGGCGCGGTCCGCGTCGCCGACGAGCGCGGGGCGTCCTCGGTGAGCATGCGCAAGGTGGCCGAGGAGCTCGGGGTGGAGGCGATGTCGCTCTACCACCACGTGACCGGCAAGGACGAGATCCTGGACGGGATCGTCGACCTGGTCTTCGCCGAGATCGAGATGCCCGGGGACGCGACCGGCTGGAGGGACGCGATGCGCCGGCGCGCGTCCTCCGCCCGCGCCGCCCTGCTGCGCCACCCCTGGGCGCTGGGCCTGATGGACTCCCGGCGCACCCCCGGCCCGGCCACGCTCACGCACCACGACTGGATGATCGGCTGCCTGCGCGGAGCGGGCTTCTCACTCCGGAAGACCGCCCGGGCCGTGTCGGCCCTGGACGGCTACGTGTACGGATTCGTCCTCCAGGAGTCGAGCCTGCCCTTCCGCACCCCCGAGGAGCTGGAGGGCGTGGCGGCCGCCATGGTCGACGCGTTCCCCGACGAGGGCTACCCCCACCTGACCGAGATGATCCAGGCGCACGCCCTGAGCCCGGGTTACGACTACGCCGACGAGTTCATGCCCGGCCTGGACCTCATCCTGGACGGCCTCGAAGCCCTCCGCCCCGCCCCGGACGACCCGCTCACCTGA
- a CDS encoding RICIN domain-containing protein, with the protein MRSIPPPRSLRFRALPRRALSAAAALLLALGLTSIVAGPAQAADIDTSAYYVLRNHHSGLVADVTGGSTEDGAEIVQWERTDRPWQQFRFVPAGDGYYRIVNRNSGKAIDVWEHSTEDGAEIRQYTDHGNPNQQWLPVDTGGGVSFVNRNSGKALEVWDWSTEPNGRLSQFEHHGGAAQVWSLVEVEGGSGDDCGAGTPTAEAVQNGSTWTARRGSDTLYTGGDMLTAMRAAVDGLTPGRSSQERVVVRGSGSMPANASLDLPSHTSLEVCGTIDVTGTPSGNNAAVRIRHAENVSVPHLTVTGNPYFGVYVRTSRNVHFGQVDLRLSGGLGMRIDSRDNDAVREARDITIDDVHVSGTSNHGVETYGVDGLTIGSVTARDTGYSGLLLNDTVNATVGRVDAEGAGTGTGYAAFRMANRNGRVGDSYPTNIRVGEVRARGGGRGIFCVSQSGGAVIERVDIADTGSNAMLIENCHNVTVASQGGSVSGPGDIRIAARSEFANTSDITFENLDLRGTAITENPCAVNTVVRSITWNDSRDNTC; encoded by the coding sequence GTGCGTTCCATCCCCCCGCCCAGATCCCTCCGATTCCGTGCACTCCCGCGCCGGGCGCTGTCCGCGGCCGCCGCCCTCCTGCTCGCCCTCGGCCTGACCAGTATCGTGGCCGGTCCGGCCCAGGCCGCCGACATCGACACCAGCGCCTACTACGTCCTGCGCAACCACCACAGCGGCCTGGTCGCCGACGTCACCGGCGGCTCCACCGAGGACGGCGCCGAGATCGTCCAGTGGGAGCGCACCGACCGCCCCTGGCAGCAGTTCCGCTTCGTCCCCGCCGGTGACGGCTACTACCGGATCGTCAACCGCAACAGCGGCAAGGCCATCGACGTGTGGGAGCACTCCACCGAGGACGGCGCCGAGATCCGCCAGTACACCGACCACGGCAACCCCAACCAGCAGTGGCTGCCGGTCGACACCGGCGGTGGCGTCTCCTTCGTCAACCGCAACAGCGGCAAGGCCCTGGAGGTCTGGGACTGGAGCACCGAGCCCAACGGCCGGCTGTCCCAGTTCGAGCACCACGGCGGCGCCGCGCAGGTGTGGTCGCTGGTCGAGGTCGAGGGCGGATCCGGTGACGACTGCGGAGCCGGCACCCCCACCGCCGAGGCCGTCCAGAACGGTTCCACCTGGACCGCGCGCCGCGGCTCCGACACCCTCTACACCGGCGGCGACATGCTGACCGCCATGCGCGCGGCCGTCGACGGGCTCACCCCCGGCCGCAGCTCGCAGGAGCGCGTGGTCGTGCGCGGGTCCGGTTCGATGCCCGCCAACGCCTCCCTGGACCTGCCCAGCCACACCTCGCTGGAGGTCTGCGGCACCATCGACGTCACCGGAACGCCCAGCGGCAACAACGCCGCCGTGCGCATCCGGCACGCCGAGAACGTCAGCGTCCCGCACCTGACCGTGACCGGGAACCCGTACTTCGGGGTCTACGTGCGCACGTCGCGCAACGTCCACTTCGGACAGGTCGACCTGCGTCTGTCGGGTGGTCTGGGCATGCGCATCGACAGCCGTGACAACGACGCGGTCCGCGAGGCCCGGGACATCACCATCGACGACGTCCACGTCTCCGGCACCAGTAACCACGGGGTGGAGACCTACGGCGTCGACGGCCTGACCATCGGCAGCGTCACCGCCCGCGACACCGGCTACTCCGGCCTGCTGCTCAACGACACCGTCAACGCGACCGTCGGCCGCGTCGACGCCGAGGGCGCGGGCACCGGCACCGGTTACGCGGCCTTCCGGATGGCCAACCGCAACGGCCGGGTCGGCGACTCCTACCCGACCAACATCCGCGTGGGCGAGGTCCGCGCGCGCGGCGGGGGCCGCGGGATCTTCTGCGTCTCCCAGAGCGGGGGCGCGGTGATCGAGCGCGTCGACATCGCCGACACCGGCAGCAACGCCATGCTCATCGAGAACTGCCACAACGTGACCGTCGCCAGCCAGGGCGGGTCGGTCTCCGGTCCGGGCGACATCCGCATCGCCGCCCGCTCGGAGTTCGCCAACACCTCCGACATCACCTTCGAGAACCTCGACCTGCGCGGTACCGCGATCACGGAGAACCCGTGCGCGGTCAACACCGTGGTCCGTTCCATCACCTGGAACGACAGCCGCGACAACACCTGCTGA
- a CDS encoding sigma-70 family RNA polymerase sigma factor, with translation MDTGTDRTAVFHRERPRLLAVAFRVLGSDADAQDAVQEAWIRYARADLGDVRNVPAWLTTVVTRLCLDVLRRSREDPAEPAELRSEQADAEEGPEELALLAGELTEAFTVVLDELTPPQRVALVLHDVFGVPFDEVAHVLDTTPGSAKKLASRARGRVRRSTDASGADPTGADDARRVADAFLRAARQGDVDALVRLLDPGVIRTADPQALPPGAAQRVTGAPAVIRETRALRDNARRARTATIDGRPGIAVPSGEGLQAALVLHVEHGRIVHYDVVADPRRLALLHVEP, from the coding sequence ATGGACACCGGCACGGACCGGACGGCGGTCTTCCACCGCGAGCGACCGCGCCTGCTCGCGGTGGCGTTCCGCGTTCTGGGGTCGGACGCCGACGCCCAGGACGCGGTGCAGGAGGCGTGGATCAGGTACGCGCGCGCCGACCTCGGCGACGTGCGGAACGTGCCCGCGTGGCTGACCACCGTCGTGACACGGCTGTGCCTGGACGTTCTGAGGCGGTCCCGTGAGGACCCCGCGGAACCGGCGGAGCTGCGATCGGAGCAGGCGGATGCGGAGGAGGGACCGGAGGAGCTCGCGCTCCTGGCCGGCGAACTGACCGAGGCGTTCACGGTGGTCCTCGACGAGCTGACGCCGCCCCAGCGCGTGGCACTCGTCCTCCACGACGTCTTCGGCGTGCCCTTCGACGAGGTCGCGCACGTGCTGGACACGACCCCCGGCTCCGCCAAGAAACTGGCCAGCCGGGCCCGCGGGCGCGTGCGCCGATCGACGGACGCCTCGGGCGCCGACCCGACCGGTGCCGACGACGCCCGCCGGGTGGCGGACGCCTTCCTGCGGGCGGCCCGCCAGGGCGACGTCGACGCCCTCGTCCGGCTGCTGGACCCGGGCGTGATCAGGACGGCCGACCCACAGGCCCTCCCGCCGGGTGCCGCTCAGCGGGTGACGGGCGCACCGGCCGTGATCAGGGAGACCCGGGCGCTGCGGGACAACGCCCGGCGGGCCCGCACGGCCACGATCGACGGCCGCCCGGGGATCGCGGTCCCCTCCGGCGAAGGGCTCCAGGCGGCCCTGGTCCTGCACGTCGAGCACGGTCGCATCGTCCACTACGACGTGGTCGCGGACCCGCGCCGGCTCGCCCTGCTGCACGTCGAGCCCTGA
- a CDS encoding LysR family transcriptional regulator produces MDLSLRQLSVHVAVARTGSFTEAALDLRVAQSSLSRTVLGMERVLGVRLFDRTTRRVVCTPEGEELLAVAERVLAVHRAEMTALERFLGGSRGTVTVATLPSVAASLLPAVIARFREGAPEVDVRILDGMSRTALERLAAGECDLALAVAEDVPGDLRARALFQDRFYAVLPSGHRWAGSDRLRWRDLAEESFIAIGTDSSVRAGTEFGFARAGVRPARTIEAGTVSTVGGLLAADLGVSALPSLVGALMSFADHVRVPLVEPVVDRRLSVVTHRHRRLAPAAQALLRLLDDLRAQVHPLPEEVSWAGGADRAGGGAAAG; encoded by the coding sequence ATGGACCTTTCCCTGCGGCAGTTGTCCGTCCACGTCGCCGTGGCGCGCACGGGCAGTTTCACCGAAGCCGCCCTCGACCTGCGGGTGGCGCAGTCCTCCCTGAGCCGGACCGTGCTGGGCATGGAGCGCGTCCTGGGCGTGCGACTCTTCGACCGGACCACCCGGCGGGTGGTCTGCACGCCCGAGGGCGAGGAGCTGCTGGCGGTCGCCGAGCGCGTCCTGGCGGTGCACCGGGCGGAGATGACGGCACTGGAGCGCTTCCTGGGCGGCTCCCGCGGCACGGTGACGGTGGCGACGCTGCCGTCGGTGGCCGCCTCCCTGCTGCCCGCGGTCATCGCCCGCTTCCGTGAGGGGGCGCCCGAGGTGGACGTGCGCATCCTCGACGGGATGTCGCGGACGGCGCTGGAGCGACTGGCGGCGGGCGAGTGCGACCTCGCGCTGGCCGTGGCCGAGGACGTGCCCGGCGACCTGCGCGCCCGCGCCCTGTTCCAGGACCGCTTCTACGCCGTCCTGCCGAGCGGCCACCGGTGGGCGGGCAGCGACCGCCTGCGCTGGCGGGACCTGGCCGAGGAGAGCTTCATCGCCATCGGCACCGACTCCAGCGTGCGCGCGGGGACCGAGTTCGGGTTCGCCCGCGCCGGGGTGCGCCCCGCCCGCACCATCGAGGCGGGCACCGTGTCGACGGTCGGCGGGCTGCTGGCCGCCGACCTGGGGGTCTCGGCCCTGCCGTCCCTGGTGGGCGCCCTCATGAGCTTCGCCGACCACGTCCGGGTGCCGTTGGTGGAACCGGTGGTCGACCGACGGCTGAGCGTGGTCACACACCGGCACCGTCGGCTGGCCCCGGCCGCACAGGCGCTGCTGCGGCTCCTGGACGATCTGCGCGCACAAGTGCACCCCCTGCCCGAGGAGGTCTCCTGGGCCGGGGGTGCCGATCGTGCCGGCGGCGGTGCGGCCGCCGGGTGA
- a CDS encoding NAD(P)-dependent oxidoreductase yields the protein MDGRREQRGSDGEPRKRVCVVGASGKLGRYMVQHALDRGYEVVGVCREQSVGKLADFGDRVTVVPGPTDDRDVIARAVEGCDAVLTVLVPWGVRGYSTGTARAVLHLAPERARLVFSCGWHVPRDESDVYSFWSRVIMRAVTVLARLARVIDVDDQLRAARRIYASDRRWTLVRGSDLEEGESQGLPVWRRHVGDPALASNLTRRTDFALFMVAAITDDDLIHEAPAIVGARTPSARAHANTPEPSGGEESR from the coding sequence ATGGACGGGCGACGGGAACAGCGCGGGAGCGACGGCGAGCCTCGGAAGAGGGTCTGCGTCGTGGGAGCCTCGGGCAAGCTCGGGCGGTACATGGTCCAGCACGCGCTGGACCGCGGCTACGAGGTCGTGGGCGTGTGCCGGGAGCAGAGCGTCGGCAAGCTGGCCGACTTCGGGGACCGCGTCACCGTCGTCCCGGGGCCGACCGACGATCGCGACGTCATCGCGCGGGCGGTCGAGGGCTGCGACGCCGTGCTCACGGTCCTGGTGCCGTGGGGTGTCCGGGGGTACTCGACCGGAACCGCGCGGGCGGTGCTCCACCTGGCGCCCGAGCGGGCTCGGCTGGTCTTCTCCTGCGGCTGGCACGTGCCCCGCGACGAAAGCGACGTGTACTCGTTCTGGTCCCGGGTGATCATGAGGGCCGTGACCGTGCTGGCCCGGCTGGCCCGCGTCATCGACGTCGACGACCAGCTGCGGGCGGCCCGCCGGATCTACGCCAGCGACCGCCGCTGGACGCTCGTGCGCGGCAGCGACCTGGAGGAGGGCGAGAGCCAGGGGCTGCCGGTGTGGCGCCGGCACGTCGGCGACCCGGCGCTGGCGAGCAACCTCACCCGGCGGACCGACTTCGCGCTCTTCATGGTCGCGGCGATCACCGACGACGACCTGATCCACGAGGCCCCGGCGATCGTCGGAGCCCGCACGCCCTCGGCCCGCGCGCACGCGAACACACCCGAGCCGAGCGGGGGCGAGGAGTCCCGGTGA
- a CDS encoding CitMHS family transporter — MLTAMGFATIGFVLVLLLSNRVSAVVALIGVPVVAALVAGFSPTEIGTFAGDGITGVATTAAMFVFAILYFGVMSDAGLFAPVVRRVLRFAGSNPVTIAVATVVLAMATHLDGAGATTFLITIPAMIPLYDALGMRRVVLAGLTGLGAGVMNLMPWGGPTARAATATGLPANELWIPLIPAQAVGVLACLAIAFLIGHRERARLAAVATAPETVAAGAGTGVGKSAGAGAAGGGTGPDEDAEAALLRRPRVYWFNVALTVATVAALIAGVMPPELLFMLALVVALVVNYPGLSAQTERVNAHARGAMLMASTLLAAGVFLGVMENSGMIEAMAAALTGAMPAAIGPGLPLFIGVLAVPLSLLFGPDAYYFAVMPVLSAVGATFGISAEDVAQASIIGEETVGFPISPMTGSFYLLTGLSGVPIGAHIRFLLPWAWLVSLIMLAVALATGVIPLWAG; from the coding sequence ATGCTTACCGCCATGGGCTTCGCCACGATCGGCTTCGTGCTCGTCCTGCTGCTGTCCAACCGCGTGAGCGCGGTCGTCGCGCTCATCGGGGTCCCCGTCGTGGCCGCGCTGGTCGCCGGGTTCTCCCCGACCGAGATCGGGACGTTCGCCGGTGACGGCATCACCGGGGTGGCCACCACCGCGGCCATGTTCGTCTTCGCGATCCTCTACTTCGGCGTCATGAGCGACGCGGGCCTCTTCGCGCCCGTGGTGCGGCGCGTGCTGCGGTTCGCCGGGAGCAACCCGGTCACCATCGCGGTCGCCACCGTCGTCCTGGCGATGGCCACCCACCTCGACGGAGCCGGCGCCACCACGTTCCTCATCACGATCCCGGCGATGATCCCGCTCTACGACGCCCTGGGCATGCGCAGGGTCGTCCTGGCCGGGCTCACCGGTCTCGGCGCGGGCGTCATGAACCTCATGCCCTGGGGCGGGCCGACCGCGCGCGCCGCGACCGCCACGGGTCTGCCGGCCAACGAGCTGTGGATTCCGCTCATCCCGGCGCAGGCCGTCGGCGTGCTGGCCTGCCTGGCCATCGCCTTCCTCATCGGCCACCGCGAGAGGGCGCGCCTGGCCGCCGTGGCGACCGCGCCCGAGACCGTGGCCGCGGGTGCGGGCACCGGTGTCGGCAAGAGTGCGGGTGCCGGTGCGGCGGGCGGTGGCACCGGGCCGGACGAGGACGCCGAGGCGGCGCTGCTGCGCCGGCCCCGCGTGTACTGGTTCAACGTGGCGCTCACCGTCGCCACCGTCGCCGCGCTGATCGCCGGGGTGATGCCGCCCGAGCTGCTCTTCATGCTCGCGCTCGTCGTCGCGCTGGTCGTCAACTACCCGGGGCTGTCGGCGCAGACCGAGCGCGTCAACGCCCACGCCCGGGGCGCGATGCTCATGGCCAGCACCCTCCTGGCGGCCGGGGTGTTCCTCGGCGTCATGGAGAACAGCGGCATGATCGAGGCGATGGCCGCCGCCCTGACGGGCGCGATGCCGGCGGCGATCGGGCCGGGCCTGCCGCTCTTCATCGGGGTGCTGGCCGTTCCGCTGAGCCTGCTCTTCGGGCCCGACGCCTACTACTTCGCGGTCATGCCCGTGCTGTCGGCGGTGGGCGCGACCTTCGGCATCAGCGCGGAGGACGTCGCCCAGGCCTCGATCATCGGCGAGGAGACCGTCGGCTTCCCCATCAGCCCGATGACGGGATCGTTCTACCTGCTCACCGGGCTGTCGGGCGTGCCCATCGGCGCGCACATCCGCTTCCTGCTCCCGTGGGCGTGGCTGGTCAGCCTCATCATGCTGGCCGTCGCCCTGGCCACGGGCGTGATCCCCCTCTGGGCCGGCTGA
- a CDS encoding DoxX family protein: protein MFTVYAVVAVVTILANVGIAVADLAKADFVLANSAEVGVPRSWLPVLAVLKLAGAAGLLLGLLWVPALGVAAAVGLVVFYSGAVAAHVRARVLYNIAFPGAFLALAVASLALAFTM, encoded by the coding sequence ATGTTCACCGTCTACGCCGTCGTCGCCGTCGTCACGATCCTCGCCAACGTCGGCATCGCCGTCGCCGATCTGGCGAAGGCGGACTTCGTCCTCGCCAACTCCGCCGAGGTGGGCGTGCCGCGCTCGTGGCTGCCGGTCCTGGCCGTGCTCAAGCTCGCGGGCGCGGCCGGGCTGCTCCTCGGCCTGCTCTGGGTCCCGGCCCTCGGCGTCGCCGCCGCGGTGGGGCTCGTGGTGTTCTACTCGGGCGCGGTGGCCGCCCACGTGCGTGCTCGCGTCCTGTACAACATCGCGTTCCCGGGTGCCTTCCTCGCCCTGGCGGTCGCCTCACTGGCCCTCGCCTTCACGATGTGA
- a CDS encoding right-handed parallel beta-helix repeat-containing protein: MESARHDSGEGPPRRRASRGRGRLRRTLVGAAAAVALGLGVVGAAWQWPGASDPAELQSSGQEVAETAAAACGDGDFHAEAVQNGSTWTSRHGGDVVYEGGDMLAAMRAAVDSLDPGRSSQERVVVRGSGSMPANASLDLPSHTSLEVCGTIDVTGTPTGDNAAVRVRHAQDVSVPHLSVTGTPYFGVYVRTSRNVHFGQVDLRLSSGLGMRIDSRDNDAVREARDITIDDVHVSGTDNHGVETYGVDGLTIGSVTARDTGYSGLLLNDTVNATVGRVDAEGAGTGTGYAAFRMANRNGHLDGGYATNIRVGEVRARGGGRGIFCVSQSGGAVIENVDIAGTGGNAALIENCHNVTVSGGTIAGPGDIRLAARSEFANTSDITFEDLTLSDTAFNENPCAVNTVLRGITWENSQDNSC; this comes from the coding sequence ATGGAATCCGCACGTCACGACAGCGGCGAGGGGCCACCCCGCCGGAGGGCGTCGAGAGGCCGCGGGCGACTGCGCCGCACCCTGGTGGGCGCGGCCGCCGCCGTGGCGCTGGGGCTGGGCGTGGTCGGCGCCGCCTGGCAGTGGCCCGGCGCCTCGGACCCCGCCGAACTCCAGAGCAGCGGGCAGGAGGTGGCCGAGACCGCGGCCGCCGCCTGCGGTGACGGCGACTTCCACGCCGAGGCCGTCCAGAACGGTTCCACCTGGACCTCCCGCCACGGCGGCGACGTCGTCTACGAGGGCGGCGACATGCTCGCCGCCATGCGCGCGGCGGTCGACAGCCTCGACCCCGGGCGCTCCTCCCAGGAACGCGTCGTGGTCCGGGGCTCCGGCTCCATGCCCGCCAACGCCTCCCTGGACCTGCCCAGCCACACCTCGCTGGAGGTCTGCGGCACCATCGACGTCACCGGCACCCCCACGGGCGACAACGCCGCCGTGCGCGTCCGCCACGCCCAGGACGTCTCCGTGCCCCATCTGTCCGTGACCGGGACCCCGTACTTCGGGGTCTACGTGCGCACGTCGCGCAACGTCCACTTCGGACAGGTCGATCTGCGCCTGTCGAGCGGTCTGGGCATGCGCATCGACAGCCGTGACAACGACGCGGTCCGCGAGGCCCGCGACATCACCATCGACGACGTCCACGTCTCCGGCACCGACAACCACGGGGTGGAGACCTACGGCGTCGACGGCCTGACCATCGGCAGCGTCACCGCCCGCGACACCGGCTACTCCGGCCTGCTGCTCAACGACACCGTCAACGCGACCGTCGGCCGCGTCGACGCCGAGGGCGCCGGAACGGGCACCGGCTACGCCGCGTTCCGGATGGCCAACCGCAACGGCCACCTGGACGGCGGCTACGCCACCAACATCCGCGTGGGCGAGGTCCGCGCGCGCGGTGGCGGCCGCGGGATCTTCTGCGTCTCCCAGAGCGGGGGCGCGGTCATCGAGAACGTGGACATCGCCGGCACCGGTGGCAACGCCGCCCTCATCGAGAACTGCCACAACGTGACCGTCAGCGGCGGCACCATCGCCGGGCCGGGCGACATCCGCCTCGCCGCCCGTTCGGAGTTCGCCAACACCTCCGACATCACCTTCGAGGACCTGACCCTGTCCGACACGGCCTTCAACGAGAACCCGTGCGCCGTGAACACCGTCCTGCGCGGTATCACCTGGGAGAACAGCCAGGACAACTCCTGCTGA
- a CDS encoding acyclic terpene utilization AtuA family protein, which produces MTDDDVVIGCGAGFAADRPRPAVDLVERGGLDYLVLECLGERTVSLAALRRVSGSGPGYDPMLRRRLELLLEPLRRQGTRLITNAGAADPVGAARMAHALARELGVAATVAAVHGDDVLDRIDTTAPAWEDGLPLDAHGELVSANAYVGADALMPAVRGGADIVIAGRAADPSLFLAPLAHSLGWDPGDTGAMAAGTLAGHLLECAGQVTGGFFADPGRKDVPDLARLGYPLARVAPDGTAVIAKTPGTGGRVDRMTVIEQLLYEVTDPGAYLTPDVALDMTGVSVEDLGGDRVRVSGARGAPRPEELKVSVGHRAGFRGEGEISYAGPGAVARARLAGEVVRERLGDAVGRLRVEVIGVDALAANAASDRDRGEPHECRLRVAGLAAERSAAEAVAEEVAALYTSGPSGGGGVRVDTREVIGVLSTTIARGDVETGTVVFPAEEGA; this is translated from the coding sequence GTGACCGACGACGACGTGGTGATCGGCTGCGGCGCGGGCTTCGCCGCCGACCGCCCGCGGCCCGCCGTCGACCTCGTGGAGCGGGGCGGGCTGGACTACCTCGTCCTGGAGTGCCTCGGGGAGCGGACGGTGTCGCTGGCCGCCCTGCGCCGGGTGAGCGGCTCGGGGCCCGGCTACGACCCGATGCTGCGCCGCCGCCTGGAACTCCTCCTGGAACCGCTGCGGCGCCAGGGCACGCGACTCATCACCAATGCGGGCGCCGCCGACCCGGTGGGGGCCGCGCGGATGGCGCACGCCCTGGCGCGTGAGCTCGGCGTCGCGGCCACCGTCGCCGCCGTCCACGGGGACGACGTGCTCGACCGTATCGACACCACCGCCCCGGCGTGGGAGGACGGCCTGCCCCTGGACGCCCACGGGGAGCTCGTCTCGGCCAACGCCTACGTCGGGGCCGACGCGCTGATGCCTGCCGTGCGGGGCGGCGCGGACATCGTCATCGCGGGCCGGGCGGCCGACCCCTCCCTGTTCCTGGCGCCCCTGGCCCACTCCCTGGGCTGGGACCCCGGCGATACCGGCGCGATGGCCGCCGGGACCCTGGCCGGCCACCTGTTGGAGTGCGCCGGCCAGGTGACCGGGGGCTTCTTCGCCGATCCCGGCCGCAAGGACGTCCCTGACCTGGCCCGACTCGGGTACCCGCTGGCACGGGTCGCGCCGGACGGGACGGCGGTCATCGCCAAGACGCCCGGCACCGGGGGGCGCGTCGACCGGATGACCGTCATCGAACAGCTCCTGTACGAGGTCACCGACCCCGGCGCCTACCTGACGCCCGACGTGGCCCTGGACATGACCGGTGTGTCCGTCGAGGACCTGGGCGGCGACCGGGTCCGGGTGAGCGGTGCGCGCGGCGCGCCGCGGCCCGAGGAGCTCAAGGTCAGCGTGGGCCATCGCGCGGGGTTTCGGGGTGAGGGCGAGATCTCCTACGCGGGACCGGGCGCGGTGGCCCGCGCCCGCCTGGCCGGGGAGGTCGTGCGGGAGCGGCTCGGCGACGCGGTGGGGCGGCTGCGGGTGGAGGTCATCGGCGTGGACGCCCTGGCCGCGAACGCCGCGTCCGACCGCGACCGCGGTGAGCCGCACGAGTGCCGGCTGCGGGTGGCGGGCCTGGCCGCCGAGCGGTCGGCGGCGGAGGCGGTGGCCGAGGAGGTGGCCGCCCTGTACACGTCCGGGCCCTCCGGCGGGGGAGGGGTCCGGGTGGACACCCGCGAGGTCATCGGGGTGCTCTCGACCACCATCGCGCGCGGCGACGTCGAGACCGGGACCGTGGTGTTCCCGGCGGAGGAGGGGGCATGA
- a CDS encoding DUF6416 domain-containing protein, translating to MIPLSDNSPLWGAGHASAGDPARFDGHDVTANDSSSVAEILDAIAPDAPALVLIDHLAAHPGQRISSDAIIAEFPDEFTNRHSVADSTSRINAPFSERGFRPLFYWWKSKNGEPSTYAMKHSVAAVVRSVRRA from the coding sequence GTGATCCCCCTCAGCGACAACAGCCCCCTCTGGGGCGCCGGCCACGCCTCCGCCGGCGATCCGGCGCGCTTCGACGGTCACGACGTGACCGCGAACGACTCGTCCTCGGTGGCCGAGATCCTGGACGCCATCGCACCGGACGCGCCCGCACTCGTTCTGATCGACCATCTGGCCGCCCATCCGGGTCAGCGGATCTCGTCGGACGCGATCATCGCGGAATTTCCCGACGAGTTCACGAACCGGCACTCGGTCGCCGACTCGACGAGTCGGATCAACGCGCCCTTCTCCGAGCGCGGGTTCCGACCGCTGTTCTACTGGTGGAAAAGCAAGAACGGCGAGCCGTCCACCTACGCCATGAAGCACTCCGTCGCCGCGGTGGTCCGCTCGGTCCGCCGGGCGTGA
- a CDS encoding SRPBCC domain-containing protein, with amino-acid sequence MAQERIDRASRTLRAPAAEVYRAMTEPEALEAWLPPEGMSGRVTRFEPWPGGGYDLVLTYLEPGSGQGKTSDSTDAAGVEFVELTPGERVVQRIVFDSPDPAFAGTMTMAWHLAERAEGTLVTIEASGVPRGVDQGVHEEALASSLAGLAAHVER; translated from the coding sequence GTGGCGCAGGAGCGCATCGACCGGGCGAGCAGAACCCTGCGCGCACCGGCGGCGGAGGTCTACCGGGCGATGACCGAGCCGGAGGCGCTGGAGGCGTGGCTGCCGCCGGAGGGCATGAGCGGCCGCGTCACCCGCTTCGAGCCCTGGCCCGGGGGCGGGTACGACCTGGTGCTCACCTACCTCGAACCGGGCTCGGGGCAGGGCAAGACCTCGGACTCGACCGACGCCGCCGGGGTGGAGTTCGTCGAACTCACGCCCGGTGAGCGCGTCGTGCAGCGCATCGTGTTCGACTCCCCGGATCCCGCCTTCGCCGGGACGATGACGATGGCCTGGCACCTCGCCGAGCGTGCGGAGGGGACCCTGGTGACCATCGAGGCCAGCGGAGTGCCCCGGGGCGTGGACCAGGGGGTGCACGAGGAGGCCCTGGCCTCCTCCCTGGCCGGCCTCGCCGCCCACGTGGAGCGGTGA